One Kitasatospora sp. MAP12-44 DNA segment encodes these proteins:
- a CDS encoding ACP S-malonyltransferase, translating to MLVIVAPGQGAQTPGFLNPWLELDGVAAQLAEWTEAAGLDLAHYGTEASAEEIKDTAVAQPLLVAAGLITAGALFPGQDEAVKRIGALAGHSVGEITAASIGGVLSATDALTFVRERGRAMAEAAAVTATGMIAVLGGDPELVAAKLAEHGLTAANNNGGGQLVAAGTLEQLEALRADPPAGSKLIALKVAGAFHTEHMAPGVQRLAELAPSLTVADPLVSYVSNRDGEVVQSGAEVLSRLVAQVSNPVRWDLCMETLGQLGATCVIEMAPAGTLTGLLKRNLKGVATLALKTPADLDKARALVAEHAEVGA from the coding sequence GTGCTCGTAATCGTCGCCCCTGGACAGGGTGCCCAGACTCCCGGCTTCCTCAACCCCTGGCTCGAGCTGGACGGCGTAGCCGCCCAGCTGGCCGAGTGGACCGAGGCGGCCGGCCTCGACCTGGCGCACTACGGGACCGAGGCCTCGGCCGAGGAGATCAAGGACACCGCCGTCGCCCAGCCGCTGCTGGTCGCCGCCGGTCTGATCACCGCCGGGGCGCTCTTCCCCGGCCAGGACGAGGCCGTCAAGCGGATCGGCGCGCTCGCCGGACACAGCGTCGGTGAGATCACCGCCGCGAGCATCGGCGGCGTGCTGAGCGCCACCGACGCGCTCACCTTCGTCCGCGAGCGTGGCCGCGCGATGGCCGAGGCCGCCGCGGTCACCGCCACCGGCATGATCGCCGTGCTCGGCGGCGACCCCGAGCTGGTGGCGGCCAAGCTGGCCGAACACGGCCTGACCGCCGCCAACAACAACGGCGGCGGCCAACTCGTGGCAGCCGGCACCCTGGAGCAGCTGGAGGCCCTGCGGGCCGACCCGCCGGCCGGCTCCAAGCTGATCGCCCTCAAGGTGGCCGGCGCGTTCCACACCGAGCACATGGCCCCCGGCGTGCAGCGCCTGGCCGAGCTCGCCCCCAGCCTGACGGTGGCCGACCCGCTGGTCAGCTACGTCTCCAACCGGGACGGCGAGGTCGTCCAGTCCGGCGCCGAGGTGCTGAGCCGCCTGGTCGCCCAGGTCTCCAACCCGGTCCGCTGGGACCTGTGCATGGAGACCCTGGGGCAGCTCGGCGCGACCTGCGTGATCGAGATGGCTCCGGCCGGCACGCTGACCGGCCTGCTCAAGCGCAACCTCAAGGGCGTCGCCACGCTGGCCCTGAAGACCCCCGCCGACCTCGACAAGGCCCGAGCCCTGGTGGCCGAGCACGCCGAGGTGGGCGCATGA
- a CDS encoding beta-ketoacyl-ACP synthase III, translating to MSNVRIQPTTGAAYARIHGVGGYRPVRVIPNSEVLEWIESSDEWIRTRSGIAERRWAGPSETVAEMSVQAAGKAIAQAGIDAARIGGVIVATVSHFKQTPAIATEIAERLGCGTAPAFDISAACAGFGYGLSLADGMIRGGSAEYVLVIGVERLSDLTDPHDRSTAFIFGDGAGAAVVGPSDEPGIGKIIWGSDGSQKDVITQTEAWDTAFAKPDAINGVGAEQKWPALRMEGQTVFRWAVWEMAKVAQQALDAAGVTADQLGAFIPHQANMRITDAMIKALKLPDSVPVARDIAETGNTSAASIPLAMERMLESGEAKSGDLALIIGFGAGLVYAAAVVTLP from the coding sequence ATGAGCAACGTCCGGATCCAGCCGACCACCGGTGCCGCGTACGCGCGGATCCACGGTGTGGGCGGCTACCGGCCGGTCCGGGTGATCCCGAACTCCGAGGTGCTTGAGTGGATCGAGTCCTCGGACGAGTGGATCCGGACCCGCAGCGGCATCGCCGAACGGCGCTGGGCGGGCCCGAGTGAGACCGTCGCCGAGATGTCGGTGCAGGCCGCCGGCAAGGCGATCGCCCAGGCCGGCATCGACGCGGCCCGGATCGGCGGCGTCATCGTGGCCACCGTCTCGCACTTCAAGCAGACGCCGGCCATCGCCACCGAGATCGCCGAGCGGCTCGGCTGCGGCACCGCACCCGCCTTCGACATCTCGGCGGCCTGCGCCGGCTTCGGCTACGGCCTCTCGCTGGCCGACGGCATGATCCGCGGCGGCAGCGCCGAGTACGTGCTGGTCATCGGCGTCGAGCGGCTGAGCGACCTGACCGACCCGCACGACCGCTCCACCGCCTTCATCTTCGGCGACGGCGCCGGCGCGGCCGTGGTCGGCCCCTCCGACGAGCCGGGGATCGGCAAGATCATCTGGGGCTCGGACGGGTCGCAGAAGGACGTCATCACCCAGACCGAGGCATGGGACACCGCCTTCGCCAAGCCGGACGCCATCAACGGCGTCGGCGCGGAGCAGAAGTGGCCCGCGCTGCGGATGGAGGGCCAGACGGTCTTCCGCTGGGCGGTCTGGGAGATGGCCAAGGTGGCCCAGCAGGCGCTGGACGCCGCCGGCGTGACGGCCGACCAGCTCGGTGCCTTCATCCCCCACCAGGCCAACATGCGCATCACCGATGCCATGATCAAGGCCCTCAAACTGCCCGACTCGGTGCCGGTCGCCCGCGACATCGCCGAGACCGGGAACACCTCCGCCGCCTCGATCCCGCTCGCCATGGAACGCATGTTGGAGAGCGGCGAGGCAAAGAGCGGAGACCTCGCCCTGATCATCGGCTTCGGGGCGGGTCTGGTCTACGCCGCGGCAGTCGTTACCCTCCCATAG
- a CDS encoding acyl carrier protein, with product MATKDEVLEGLAEIVNEIAGIPAEDVELDKSFTDDLDVDSLSMVEVVVAAEERFDVKIPDDEVKNLKTVGDAVDYILAQA from the coding sequence ATGGCTACCAAGGACGAGGTCCTGGAAGGTCTCGCCGAGATCGTCAACGAGATCGCCGGTATCCCGGCCGAGGACGTTGAGCTCGACAAGTCGTTCACCGATGACCTGGACGTCGACTCGCTGTCCATGGTCGAGGTTGTCGTCGCCGCTGAGGAGCGCTTCGACGTGAAGATCCCGGACGACGAGGTCAAGAACCTCAAGACGGTCGGCGACGCGGTGGACTACATCCTCGCCCAGGCCTGA
- the fabF gene encoding beta-ketoacyl-ACP synthase II codes for MTAENRTVVVTGIGAFTPLGGDAASSWEGLIAGRSGVAALTEEWAADLPVRIAARTAVEPSEILPRPLCRKLDRSAQFALIAAREAWADAGFDVPATDESSKILPERLGSVIASGIGGVTTLLDQYDVLKEKGVRKVSPHTVPMLMPNSPSANVGIEVGARAGVHTPVSACASGAEAIGYAIEMIRTGRADVVVAGGTEAAIHPLPIVAFANMMAMSKNNDAPQHASRPYDKARDGFVLGEGAGVVILESAEHAAARGARVYCEAVGQGLSSDAHHIAQPEPTGSGVARALAHLFESTDLDKAEVVHVNAHATSTPQGDIAEIKALRKELGEHLDHVAVSATKSMTGHLLGGAGGIETVATVQALYHRLAPPTINLDDVDDEVDADIVRIEARELPQGRIAALNNSFGFGGHNVVLAFRSI; via the coding sequence GTGACCGCTGAAAACCGCACCGTGGTCGTCACGGGTATCGGCGCCTTCACGCCGCTGGGCGGCGACGCCGCCTCCAGCTGGGAGGGCCTGATCGCCGGCCGTTCCGGCGTGGCCGCGCTGACCGAAGAGTGGGCTGCCGACCTGCCGGTCCGGATCGCCGCACGCACCGCCGTGGAGCCGAGCGAGATCCTGCCCCGCCCGCTCTGCCGCAAGCTGGACCGCTCGGCGCAGTTCGCGCTGATCGCCGCCCGCGAGGCCTGGGCCGACGCCGGCTTCGACGTCCCGGCCACCGACGAGTCCTCCAAGATCCTCCCCGAGCGCCTGGGCTCCGTGATCGCCTCCGGCATCGGCGGCGTCACCACCCTGCTCGACCAGTACGACGTGCTGAAGGAGAAGGGCGTCCGCAAGGTGTCTCCGCACACCGTGCCGATGCTCATGCCCAACAGCCCCTCCGCCAACGTGGGTATCGAGGTCGGCGCCCGGGCCGGCGTGCACACCCCCGTCTCCGCCTGTGCCTCCGGCGCCGAGGCGATCGGCTACGCGATCGAGATGATCCGTACCGGCCGCGCCGACGTCGTGGTGGCCGGCGGCACCGAGGCGGCGATCCACCCGCTGCCGATCGTCGCCTTCGCCAACATGATGGCGATGTCCAAGAACAACGACGCCCCGCAGCACGCCTCGCGCCCGTACGACAAGGCCCGCGACGGCTTCGTGCTGGGCGAGGGCGCCGGCGTGGTGATCCTGGAGTCCGCCGAGCACGCCGCCGCGCGCGGCGCCCGGGTCTACTGCGAGGCGGTCGGCCAGGGCCTCTCCTCGGACGCCCACCACATCGCGCAGCCGGAGCCCACCGGCTCGGGCGTGGCCCGCGCGCTGGCCCACCTGTTCGAGTCCACCGACCTGGACAAGGCCGAGGTGGTGCACGTCAACGCGCACGCCACCTCGACCCCGCAGGGCGACATCGCGGAGATCAAGGCGCTGCGCAAGGAGCTCGGCGAGCACCTGGACCACGTCGCCGTCTCCGCCACCAAGTCGATGACCGGCCACCTGCTGGGCGGCGCGGGCGGCATCGAGACCGTGGCCACCGTGCAGGCGCTCTACCACCGGCTGGCGCCGCCGACCATCAACCTCGACGACGTCGACGACGAGGTGGACGCGGACATCGTCCGGATCGAGGCCCGCGAGCTGCCGCAGGGCCGGATCGCCGCGCTGAACAACTCGTTCGGCTTCGGCGGCCACAACGTGGTGCTGGCCTTCCGCAGCATCTGA
- a CDS encoding DUF3145 domain-containing protein: MTTRGVLYIHSAPRALCPHVEWAMAGVLGVRVSLDWIRQPAAPGHWRSEFSWQGEPGTASRLASALRGWQLMRYEVTSEPCATAEGERYSSTPSLGIFHAVTGMHGDILIPEDRLRAVLLRARNEGGNLEAEISRLLGKPWDDELEPFRYAGEGAPVRWLHQVV; encoded by the coding sequence GTGACGACACGTGGAGTCCTGTACATCCACTCCGCGCCCCGCGCGCTGTGCCCGCACGTCGAATGGGCGATGGCGGGCGTTCTCGGCGTGCGGGTCAGCCTCGACTGGATCCGCCAGCCGGCCGCGCCCGGCCACTGGCGCTCCGAGTTCTCCTGGCAGGGGGAGCCGGGCACCGCGTCCCGGCTGGCCTCGGCCCTGCGCGGCTGGCAGTTGATGCGCTACGAGGTGACCAGCGAGCCCTGTGCCACGGCCGAGGGCGAGCGGTACAGCAGCACCCCGAGCCTGGGCATCTTCCACGCCGTCACCGGTATGCACGGGGACATCCTGATCCCGGAGGACCGGCTGCGCGCGGTGCTGCTGCGCGCCCGCAACGAGGGCGGGAACCTGGAGGCCGAGATCTCCCGGCTGCTCGGCAAGCCGTGGGACGACGAGTTGGAGCCGTTCCGCTACGCGGGGGAGGGCGCGCCGGTGCGCTGGCTGCACCAGGTGGTGTGA
- a CDS encoding NADP-dependent oxidoreductase, whose protein sequence is MAEQSVPTTAREWHLRARPDGWPVPTDFELVEAPVRRPEPGEILVRNAFLSVDPYMRGRMNDIKSYAPPFQLGAPMDGGAVGYVVASNAEGIAVGDAVLHGAGWREYATVPAKAAVKVDPELAPLSYYLGVLGMPGLTAYAGLLEVAGLKKGDVVFVSGAAGAVGSLVGQIARLKGASRVVGSAGSAAKVAKLVDDYGFDAAFNYKDGPVREQLAEIAPDGIDVYFDNVGGEHLEAAIGALNVHGRATLCGAIAQYNDTAPPAGPRNLALAIGKRLRLQGMLVGDHAALQPQFVAEMAGWLKDGSLSYDETVVDGVENTPEAFIGLLRGDNTGKMVVQLAF, encoded by the coding sequence ATGGCAGAGCAGTCCGTGCCGACCACCGCCCGCGAGTGGCACCTCAGGGCCCGGCCCGACGGCTGGCCGGTACCGACCGACTTCGAGCTCGTCGAGGCGCCGGTGCGACGCCCCGAGCCGGGCGAGATCCTGGTCCGCAACGCCTTCCTCTCGGTCGACCCGTACATGCGCGGCCGGATGAACGACATCAAGTCCTACGCCCCGCCGTTCCAGCTCGGCGCACCGATGGACGGCGGCGCCGTGGGCTATGTGGTCGCCTCGAACGCCGAGGGCATCGCGGTCGGCGACGCCGTGCTGCACGGCGCCGGCTGGCGCGAGTACGCCACCGTGCCGGCCAAGGCCGCCGTCAAGGTCGACCCGGAGCTGGCCCCGCTCTCCTACTACCTGGGCGTCCTCGGGATGCCCGGACTGACCGCCTACGCCGGGCTGTTGGAGGTGGCGGGCCTGAAGAAGGGCGACGTCGTCTTCGTCTCCGGCGCGGCCGGCGCGGTCGGTTCGCTGGTCGGCCAGATCGCCCGGCTCAAGGGCGCCTCCCGGGTGGTCGGTTCGGCCGGTTCGGCGGCGAAGGTCGCCAAGCTGGTCGACGACTACGGCTTCGACGCCGCCTTCAACTACAAGGACGGACCGGTCCGCGAGCAGCTGGCCGAGATCGCCCCCGACGGCATCGACGTCTACTTCGACAACGTCGGCGGTGAGCACCTGGAGGCCGCGATCGGCGCGCTGAACGTGCACGGCCGGGCCACCCTGTGCGGCGCCATCGCGCAGTACAACGACACCGCGCCGCCCGCCGGTCCGCGCAACCTCGCGCTGGCCATCGGCAAGCGGCTGCGCCTGCAGGGCATGCTGGTCGGCGACCACGCCGCGCTGCAGCCGCAGTTCGTCGCCGAGATGGCCGGCTGGCTGAAGGACGGCAGCCTCAGCTACGACGAGACCGTGGTGGACGGCGTCGAGAACACCCCCGAGGCCTTCATCGGCCTGCTGCGCGGTGACAACACCGGCAAGATGGTGGTCCAGCTCGCTTTCTGA
- a CDS encoding MarR family transcriptional regulator translates to MSNPPVPATADDLTREVVDLMAGLVALFHREYEEAAAARSLTGAQAKVLALLRRGPMPMRHIAQTLGCEPSNITGIVDRLENRGFVTREADPQDRRVKLVAATEAGEAASDELRKSLNFAREPLATLDEAERATLRDLLRRMLTGAAQG, encoded by the coding sequence ATGTCGAACCCACCCGTTCCCGCGACAGCCGACGACCTGACGCGGGAGGTCGTCGACCTGATGGCGGGCCTGGTCGCGCTCTTCCACCGGGAGTACGAGGAGGCCGCGGCCGCCCGCTCACTCACCGGGGCGCAGGCCAAGGTGCTCGCGCTGCTGCGGCGCGGGCCGATGCCGATGCGGCACATCGCGCAGACGCTGGGCTGTGAGCCGTCGAACATCACCGGCATCGTGGACCGGCTGGAGAACCGCGGATTCGTCACCCGGGAGGCCGATCCGCAGGACCGCCGGGTCAAGCTGGTCGCCGCCACCGAGGCCGGCGAGGCGGCCTCCGACGAGCTGCGGAAGTCCCTGAACTTCGCCCGCGAGCCACTGGCCACCCTGGACGAGGCCGAGCGCGCCACGCTGCGCGACCTGCTCCGCCGCATGCTCACCGGCGCCGCTCAGGGCTGA
- a CDS encoding HAD-IC family P-type ATPase, translating to MPENGARLAALPGSRRTEPADLPARAEPAGWERSARLSRLQVLRAVDSSPRGLTEAQAEARLALHGENIVLPRREPPVARRVLNALRDPFTVLLACLALVCAVIGSLGSSAILGSLVLAAGLLRFLGERRSVLAMRALRELLPGTATVLRRAELQDLPLAREIPTDQLVPGDMVRLTCGDAVPADLRLLRSEGLVIDQSALTGESEPVGRLAPDAPSAAAPGGPFDEPHLCFTGSRVVAGSATAVVLATGEATCFGAAHLWAPEVGAGRSAVERGVRRAVWALIAFMLAAVPLTVGADTLLHGWSAGLLPFAVAAAVGLTPELLPLVLSTVLARGSQRLAGGNLLVRRLPAVSELGAMDVLCVDKTGTLTTATLAVAVSLDPADHPDPLALRWAAIAADAALDQADPSAFDPADEALLDAAELSGLLDGPAPAVLDTIAFDASRRCASVLLREAGRHVLVLKGAPEAVLARCTEVRTGPGATRPLDADRRAALEQLVARRAGEGLRLLAVARGELAPRLGGYGPADEHELTLLGFVGLQDEPVDSAADAMALLTSAGVAVKVVTGDHPRTAVRLCGRLGLAPGPVLLGSDLDALAAREVAEGTVGLLAQAVRGASVLARCTPEQKARAVQALRQDGRTVGFLGDGVNDIAALRAADVGISAGTAVGAAREWADVVLREGDLTSLGRALTIGRSAVANVAAYLRIALSCNLGNAVSMLAGGVLLPFLPMLPVQVLVQNLCFDAAQLSFAVSSRDARAGSSPVRLRWGSLALFAVLFGLLNSAGDIVMFEAMNRVTRGFSVPDAAGMFHTAWFGENLVTQALALPLLYGLGSAGIRPPRTVWAAAGALAVGGLLLPATWLGEWLGFESLPSAAYGAMVGVAAGYGGLLWAGRLCWQRCAGQT from the coding sequence GCACGCCTCGCAGCGCTCCCGGGATCCCGGCGAACCGAGCCCGCCGACCTCCCGGCGCGGGCCGAGCCCGCCGGGTGGGAGCGCTCCGCCCGGCTGAGCCGCCTCCAGGTGCTGCGCGCGGTCGACTCCTCCCCGCGCGGTCTGACCGAGGCGCAGGCCGAAGCCCGCCTCGCCCTGCACGGTGAGAACATCGTGCTGCCGCGCCGCGAGCCGCCGGTGGCCCGCCGCGTGCTGAACGCGCTGCGCGACCCGTTCACCGTGCTGCTCGCCTGCCTGGCGCTGGTCTGCGCGGTGATCGGCTCGCTGGGCAGCAGCGCGATACTGGGCTCCCTGGTGCTGGCCGCGGGCCTGCTGCGGTTCCTCGGTGAGCGGCGCTCGGTACTGGCCATGCGCGCGCTGCGCGAGCTGCTGCCCGGCACGGCCACCGTGCTGCGCCGCGCCGAACTGCAGGACCTGCCGCTCGCCCGCGAGATCCCGACCGACCAGCTGGTCCCGGGCGACATGGTCCGGCTGACCTGCGGGGACGCCGTCCCGGCCGACCTGCGGCTGCTGCGCAGTGAGGGGCTGGTCATCGACCAGTCGGCGCTCACCGGCGAGAGCGAGCCGGTCGGGCGGCTGGCCCCGGACGCGCCGTCGGCCGCCGCGCCCGGAGGGCCCTTCGACGAGCCGCACCTCTGCTTCACCGGCAGCCGGGTGGTCGCGGGCAGCGCCACCGCGGTGGTGCTGGCCACCGGTGAGGCGACCTGCTTCGGCGCCGCGCACCTGTGGGCTCCGGAGGTCGGCGCCGGGCGCTCCGCCGTCGAGCGCGGGGTGCGGCGGGCGGTCTGGGCGCTGATCGCCTTCATGCTCGCCGCGGTGCCGCTGACGGTGGGCGCGGACACCCTGCTGCACGGCTGGAGCGCGGGGCTGCTGCCGTTCGCGGTGGCGGCGGCCGTCGGGCTCACCCCGGAGCTGCTGCCGCTGGTGCTGAGCACCGTCCTGGCACGCGGCAGCCAGCGGCTGGCGGGCGGGAACCTGCTGGTCAGGCGGCTTCCGGCGGTCTCCGAGCTGGGCGCGATGGACGTGCTGTGCGTGGACAAGACCGGCACCCTGACCACGGCGACGCTCGCCGTGGCGGTCTCGCTCGACCCTGCCGACCACCCCGATCCGCTGGCCCTGCGCTGGGCCGCGATCGCCGCCGACGCCGCGCTCGACCAGGCGGACCCGAGCGCCTTCGATCCGGCGGACGAAGCGCTGCTGGACGCCGCCGAGCTGTCCGGACTGCTCGACGGCCCGGCGCCCGCGGTGCTGGACACCATCGCGTTCGACGCGTCCCGGCGCTGCGCCTCGGTGCTGCTGCGCGAGGCGGGCCGGCACGTCCTGGTGCTCAAGGGCGCCCCGGAGGCCGTGCTGGCCCGCTGCACCGAGGTGCGCACCGGGCCGGGCGCCACCCGGCCGCTGGACGCGGACAGGCGGGCCGCGCTGGAGCAGCTGGTGGCGCGCCGGGCCGGGGAGGGGCTGCGGCTGCTCGCGGTCGCCCGCGGCGAGCTCGCGCCCCGGCTGGGCGGCTACGGTCCGGCGGACGAACACGAGCTGACGCTGCTGGGCTTCGTAGGCCTGCAGGACGAGCCGGTCGACTCGGCGGCCGACGCGATGGCGCTGCTGACGTCGGCCGGCGTCGCGGTCAAGGTGGTGACCGGGGACCATCCGCGCACCGCCGTGCGACTCTGCGGGCGGCTCGGGCTGGCGCCGGGACCGGTGCTGCTCGGCAGTGACCTGGACGCGCTCGCCGCCCGGGAGGTCGCCGAGGGCACGGTCGGCCTGCTGGCGCAGGCGGTGCGCGGCGCCTCGGTGCTGGCCCGCTGCACCCCGGAGCAGAAGGCCAGGGCGGTGCAGGCGCTGCGCCAGGACGGCCGTACGGTCGGCTTCCTGGGCGACGGCGTCAACGACATCGCCGCGCTGCGCGCCGCCGACGTCGGGATCAGCGCCGGCACGGCGGTCGGCGCGGCCCGCGAGTGGGCCGACGTGGTGCTGCGCGAGGGCGATCTGACCTCGCTCGGCCGGGCGCTGACGATCGGCCGCTCCGCCGTCGCCAACGTGGCCGCCTACCTGCGGATCGCACTCTCCTGCAACCTGGGCAACGCGGTCTCGATGCTGGCGGGCGGCGTGCTGCTGCCCTTCCTGCCGATGCTGCCGGTGCAGGTGCTGGTGCAGAACCTGTGCTTCGACGCGGCCCAGCTCTCGTTCGCGGTCAGCAGCAGGGACGCCCGCGCCGGGAGCTCGCCGGTGCGGCTGCGCTGGGGCTCGCTGGCGCTCTTCGCCGTCCTCTTCGGGCTGCTCAACTCCGCCGGCGACATCGTGATGTTCGAGGCGATGAACCGGGTGACCAGGGGGTTCTCGGTGCCGGACGCGGCGGGGATGTTCCACACCGCCTGGTTCGGCGAGAACCTGGTGACCCAGGCGCTGGCGCTGCCGCTGCTCTACGGGCTGGGCAGTGCGGGTATCCGGCCGCCGCGCACGGTGTGGGCCGCGGCCGGGGCCCTCGCGGTGGGCGGCCTGCTGCTGCCGGCGACCTGGCTGGGCGAGTGGCTCGGCTTCGAGAGCCTGCCGTCGGCCGCGTACGGGGCGATGGTCGGGGTCGCGGCCGGTTACGGCGGGCTGCTCTGGGCCGGGCGGCTCTGCTGGCAGCGCTGCGCCGGGCAGACCTGA